The genome window AGCCCTCGCTCCGCGGCCTGCTCCTTGCGTTCGGCACGGAATCGTTCGAGCTCGGTGATGTCGGCCTCGTCGTTCTGGGTCACGTGCGGCACGTTCAGCCAGCTGCGATGAAGCCCGGGCCCCGCGACCTTCTGGACGCGTGTGAGCGGCGTCTCGTGCGTCGGTCCGAAGCGCGAGAAGTCCACGGAAGGGACGGGCGGGATGCCCGCGCCGGCGGGGGGCGTCTGCGCCTCACCGTCCTTCGCGAAGCGCTCGCGCACCCGCTCCCGGAGATCGTCGACGAGGATCCTTCCGGCGGGCCCGGAGCCCGCCGTCGACTCGATCGGCACCCCCAGCTCTCGCGCGTAGCGCCGCACGAGCGGACTCGCGTGCGGCACGCCGGCCCGGTCCGGAACGGGACGGGACGCGGCCGCGGACATCTCGCGCCGGCCCGGCGCAGCGCTGGCTGAGGCCGCCCCGGTCTCCGGCTGAGGCGGCTCCGCGGAGGCTTCCACCGACTCGGGCGCCGCGGCGGCTTCGGCCGAAGATCCGGGCTCGGGCTCCGCCGGAGGCGATTCGGGCTCCTCGGCGTCCGACGCCTCCCCGCTGGCCTCGGTCGCCGCGGCGACGCCCTCGAGGACGACCAGCACACTGCCCTCGGAGACGCGATCGCCTTCGGCCACGCGGATCTCGGCGACGACGCCGCCGGCCGTGGACGGGATCTCCATCGTCGCCTTGTCGCTCTCGATGCTGACGAGCGGGTCATCG of bacterium contains these proteins:
- a CDS encoding 2-oxo acid dehydrogenase subunit E2, coding for MAERIEICVPDIGDFEDVEVVEILVAKGDAVEFDDPLVSIESDKATMEIPSTAGGVVAEIRVAEGDRVSEGSVLVVLEGVAAATEASGEASDAEEPESPPAEPEPGSSAEAAAAPESVEASAEPPQPETGAASASAAPGRREMSAAASRPVPDRAGVPHASPLVRRYARELGVPIESTAGSGPAGRILVDDLRERVRERFAKDGEAQTPPAGAGIPPVPSVDFSRFGPTHETPLTRVQKVAGPGLHRSWLNVPHVTQNDEADITELERFRAERKEQAAERGLRLSPLVLVMKAVVVVLRDFPKFRSSLSPEGDQLIVKDYYHLGVAVDTDQGLVVPVIRDVDRKGVFDLAEEVADAAERARARKLTPDDLSGACFTISSLGGIGGGHFSPIVNAPEVAILGLSKTRITPVWEGPSPLDPMDDGASPMGEGAGRFVPRITLPFSLSYDHRVIDGADAVRFTSRLARVLADPISLLL